A window of the Roseburia sp. 831b genome harbors these coding sequences:
- a CDS encoding L-threonylcarbamoyladenylate synthase produces the protein MQTKVVKIDAEQIDTDKMEDAARIIADGGLVAFPTETVYGLGADALHSEASKKIYAAKGRPSDNPLIVHISKFEDLESIAKEVPEQARKLSDAFWPGPLTMIVWKNEKVPYETTGGMDTVAIRMPNHPIALRLIEQSGCLIAAPSANTSGKPSPTEAQHVKGDLDGKIPMILDGGPVGIGIESTIIDLTEDTPMILRPGYITKEMLEEVLGEEVKVDPGIIASDSLKKPKAPGMKYKHYAPKADLVLVDGASEAVTAKINELVKEKQSQGLKVGVIATDETKASYEADVVFSIGARADEDAIAKHLYKILREFDDSGVDAIYSESFATPRIGQAIMNRLLKAAGHQVLTV, from the coding sequence ATGCAGACAAAGGTAGTAAAAATAGATGCAGAGCAGATAGACACAGATAAGATGGAAGATGCAGCGCGTATCATTGCAGATGGCGGACTCGTGGCATTTCCGACGGAGACCGTGTATGGACTTGGAGCAGACGCACTACATTCCGAGGCGTCGAAGAAGATTTATGCCGCAAAAGGCAGACCATCGGACAATCCTCTGATTGTTCATATTTCCAAATTTGAGGATTTGGAATCGATTGCAAAAGAGGTGCCAGAACAGGCAAGAAAGTTATCCGATGCGTTTTGGCCGGGACCACTTACGATGATTGTATGGAAGAATGAGAAGGTTCCGTATGAGACGACCGGAGGAATGGATACAGTTGCAATCCGTATGCCAAATCATCCGATTGCACTCCGCCTGATTGAACAGAGCGGATGCCTGATTGCAGCGCCGAGTGCAAACACTTCCGGCAAGCCAAGCCCGACGGAGGCGCAGCATGTAAAAGGTGACCTGGATGGAAAGATTCCAATGATTTTGGATGGTGGTCCGGTTGGAATCGGAATTGAATCTACCATCATAGATTTGACAGAAGATACCCCGATGATTTTGCGTCCGGGTTATATCACCAAAGAAATGTTAGAGGAAGTCCTGGGGGAAGAAGTAAAAGTGGACCCGGGAATTATCGCTTCGGATTCCCTAAAGAAGCCGAAAGCACCTGGAATGAAGTACAAGCACTATGCGCCAAAAGCAGATTTGGTATTGGTAGACGGTGCATCGGAGGCTGTTACAGCAAAGATTAATGAATTGGTAAAAGAAAAACAAAGCCAGGGATTAAAAGTTGGTGTCATTGCAACCGACGAGACGAAAGCGTCCTACGAGGCGGACGTTGTGTTCAGCATAGGAGCAAGAGCGGACGAGGATGCAATTGCAAAACATCTCTACAAGATTTTGCGTGAATTCGATGATTCTGGTGTGGATGCCATCTATTCAGAAAGTTTTGCAACACCAAGGATTGGACAGGCAATCATGAACCGGCTTTTAAAAGCAGCAGGACACCAGGTGTTAACAGTTTAG
- a CDS encoding aldose epimerase family protein, whose protein sequence is MKITKSNFGATSAGENVNLYHMENNSGAYVEIIDFGCRVVKIVVPDKSGNMTDVCLGYDSLGEYTTDEGSLGAVVGRVANRIKDGHFSLNGKEYQLAINCGSNHLHGGIHGFGLRVWDSKIKDDKLILTYHAKDGEEGYPGNLTLTVTYGWTEDNELSILYLADTDADTLLNVTNHAYFNLNGEGNGDVLSHELFIDADEITEFDSTQAPTGKFLTVTGTPFDFRTIHSIGKFVDSDYEQFRKFGTYDHNFVINGTGLREAAILQSKESGIRLTCFTDQPGMQLYVPGEGIEMTGKNGNSYVQNSAVCLETQHYPDSINHDNFPSIVLHAGETFRSKTLYHFSTF, encoded by the coding sequence ATGAAAATAACAAAATCAAATTTTGGCGCAACAAGCGCCGGTGAAAACGTAAATTTATATCACATGGAAAATAACTCCGGTGCCTATGTCGAAATCATCGACTTTGGCTGCCGCGTTGTTAAAATTGTAGTTCCAGACAAATCGGGTAATATGACCGATGTTTGTCTTGGATATGATTCCTTAGGCGAATACACAACCGACGAGGGAAGCCTTGGTGCTGTCGTAGGCCGTGTTGCAAATCGTATCAAGGATGGTCATTTTTCTTTGAACGGCAAGGAATACCAGCTTGCCATCAACTGTGGCTCTAACCATCTGCATGGTGGAATCCATGGTTTTGGCTTACGTGTATGGGATTCTAAAATCAAAGATGACAAACTTATTTTAACCTATCATGCAAAAGATGGGGAAGAGGGATATCCTGGAAATCTGACACTGACCGTTACTTACGGCTGGACAGAGGACAATGAGCTCTCCATTCTTTATCTCGCAGATACAGATGCGGACACCTTATTAAATGTTACAAATCATGCCTATTTCAATTTGAATGGAGAAGGAAATGGAGACGTTCTTTCTCACGAATTATTTATTGACGCAGACGAGATTACAGAATTTGACAGCACACAGGCTCCAACCGGTAAATTCCTTACCGTAACCGGAACACCTTTTGACTTTAGAACGATTCATTCTATTGGCAAGTTCGTAGACAGCGATTACGAACAGTTCCGCAAATTTGGCACCTATGACCACAACTTTGTCATCAATGGCACAGGACTCCGCGAGGCCGCTATTTTACAGTCCAAGGAATCCGGCATCCGTCTGACCTGTTTTACAGACCAGCCTGGCATGCAGCTTTATGTTCCGGGCGAAGGCATTGAAATGACCGGAAAAAATGGCAACAGTTACGTGCAAAACAGCGCTGTCTGCTTAGAGACACAGCATTATCCGGATTCTATCAACCATGATAATTTCCCAAGCATTGTGCTGCATGCCGGAGAGACATTCCGTTCTAAGACACTATATCATTTCTCTACTTTTTAA
- a CDS encoding DUF362 domain-containing protein, giving the protein MAYVISDSCVSCGTCEPECPVGAISQGDSQYQIDAAACVECGTCAGACPTGAISQE; this is encoded by the coding sequence ATGGCATACGTAATTTCTGATTCTTGTGTATCATGTGGAACATGTGAACCTGAATGTCCAGTAGGAGCAATCTCTCAGGGAGATAGCCAGTACCAGATCGACGCTGCTGCATGTGTTGAATGTGGAACATGTGCTGGTGCTTGTCCTACAGGTGCTATCAGCCAGGAATAA
- a CDS encoding helix-turn-helix domain-containing protein: protein MEKVRYMISDAANLVDVESHVLRYWEDELDLKIPRNEMGHRYYTKENIEEFQKIKELKEKGYQLKAIRMIVHNGTLNPKSADTDAPKETMPFIRQVTIQPPTTRQTTAEYAATQGMEQVPLFLQQPEPVTSNPEKMEQFKELMREIVGEAIADQRSAFSKEIGEEVSEQVLKEMNYLAREQEEAQEERYRKLDAAIREKLRKKEKSFLKWNKKKPSQV, encoded by the coding sequence TTGGAAAAGGTACGTTACATGATTTCAGATGCTGCAAATCTTGTGGATGTGGAATCACATGTGTTGCGTTACTGGGAAGATGAACTCGACTTGAAAATCCCACGGAATGAAATGGGACATCGATACTATACGAAGGAAAACATCGAAGAATTCCAAAAGATTAAAGAACTGAAGGAGAAAGGGTATCAGTTGAAGGCAATCCGCATGATTGTACATAATGGAACCCTGAATCCGAAGTCAGCTGATACGGATGCTCCAAAAGAGACAATGCCATTTATCCGTCAGGTTACGATACAGCCTCCCACCACCAGGCAGACGACAGCAGAGTATGCTGCCACACAGGGCATGGAACAGGTGCCGCTTTTTTTACAACAGCCGGAGCCGGTTACGTCCAATCCAGAGAAAATGGAGCAGTTCAAAGAACTGATGCGTGAGATTGTGGGTGAGGCAATTGCGGATCAAAGGTCTGCATTTAGCAAAGAAATTGGGGAAGAGGTATCGGAGCAGGTCTTAAAGGAAATGAATTACCTTGCAAGAGAGCAGGAAGAGGCACAGGAGGAACGGTATCGCAAGTTAGATGCCGCTATCCGTGAAAAATTAAGAAAAAAAGAAAAGTCGTTCTTAAAATGGAACAAGAAAAAACCGTCACAAGTGTGA
- the dnaB gene encoding replicative DNA helicase codes for MENDALIKRIMPNSLEAEQSVIGSMIMDKDAIVTAMELLIKEDFYHQQYGILFESMIELFNAGQPVDLVTLQNKLKEKDVPPEISSLEYVRDLITAVPTSANVKYYANIVKENAMRRQLIKVNQEIENECYAGTESLDFIMDKTEKDIFGLLSSRQGNTDYTPIRQVVMNALEKIEKAAKTSGTVTGIPTGFVDLDYRTAGLQPSDLILIAARPSMGKTAFVLNIAQYVAFHEDMCTAIFSLEMSKEQLVNRMFSLESRVDAQKLRTGNLSDAEWEMLIEGAGVVGNSKLIIDDTPGISINEMRSKCRKFKLEHDLKLIIIDYLQLMTGSGRTESRQQEISDISRSLKALARELSCPVIALSQLSRAVEQRPDHRPMLSDLRESGAIEQDADVVMFIYRDDYYNKDSEMKGISEIIIAKQRNGPIGTVNLVWLPQYTKFANMEK; via the coding sequence ATGGAAAATGATGCCTTGATTAAGCGCATTATGCCAAACAGCTTAGAGGCAGAACAATCTGTTATCGGTTCCATGATTATGGATAAAGATGCCATTGTGACCGCAATGGAACTACTGATAAAAGAAGATTTTTATCATCAGCAGTATGGTATTTTATTTGAAAGTATGATTGAGCTGTTCAATGCGGGACAGCCGGTTGACCTTGTGACCTTACAGAATAAACTGAAAGAAAAAGATGTGCCACCGGAGATTTCAAGTCTGGAATATGTCAGAGACCTGATTACCGCAGTGCCAACCTCTGCAAATGTAAAATATTACGCCAACATTGTAAAAGAAAATGCCATGCGCAGACAGCTCATCAAAGTCAATCAGGAGATTGAAAATGAGTGCTATGCAGGCACAGAGTCCTTAGATTTTATCATGGATAAGACTGAAAAGGACATTTTCGGATTACTGTCCAGCCGTCAGGGAAATACCGATTACACACCGATTCGTCAGGTAGTCATGAATGCCCTGGAAAAAATCGAAAAGGCAGCCAAAACATCCGGTACCGTTACCGGTATTCCGACCGGATTTGTTGATCTTGATTATCGTACTGCTGGTTTACAGCCATCTGATTTGATTCTGATTGCAGCCCGTCCTTCCATGGGTAAGACGGCATTCGTATTGAATATTGCACAGTATGTAGCGTTTCATGAAGATATGTGTACCGCAATCTTTTCACTCGAGATGTCAAAGGAACAGCTGGTAAACCGTATGTTTTCTTTGGAGTCAAGAGTGGATGCACAAAAGCTTCGTACCGGTAACTTATCCGACGCGGAGTGGGAGATGCTGATTGAGGGTGCCGGCGTAGTCGGCAATTCCAAATTGATTATCGACGATACACCAGGTATCTCCATCAATGAGATGCGAAGCAAATGCCGTAAATTTAAGTTAGAGCATGATCTGAAATTAATCATCATCGACTACTTACAGCTTATGACAGGGTCAGGAAGAACCGAGTCACGTCAGCAGGAAATCTCTGATATTTCAAGGTCCTTAAAGGCGTTAGCCCGTGAATTATCCTGTCCGGTTATCGCGTTATCCCAGCTTTCCCGAGCTGTGGAGCAGCGTCCGGATCATCGTCCGATGTTGTCCGACCTGCGAGAGTCCGGAGCCATCGAGCAGGATGCCGACGTGGTGATGTTTATCTATCGTGATGATTACTATAACAAAGACAGTGAGATGAAAGGAATCTCCGAAATCATCATCGCAAAACAAAGAAATGGTCCAATCGGAACGGTAAACCTCGTATGGTTACCTCAGTACACAAAATTTGCAAATATGGAGAAATAG
- the rplI gene encoding 50S ribosomal protein L9, whose translation MKIILLQDVKALGKKGEIVNVSDGYARNAILPKKLGVEATAKNMNDLKLQNQHADKVAQENLEAAQALAKSLEDKQVVVKMKAGEGGRTFGSISTKEISLAAKEQLQLELDKKKMQLPEAIKSFGVYQVPIKLHPKVTGTLAVHVVEG comes from the coding sequence ATGAAAATTATTTTATTACAGGATGTAAAAGCATTAGGAAAAAAAGGTGAAATTGTAAACGTAAGTGACGGTTATGCAAGAAATGCCATTTTACCAAAGAAGCTTGGCGTGGAAGCAACTGCAAAAAACATGAATGATTTAAAACTCCAGAATCAGCATGCAGACAAAGTTGCACAGGAGAACTTAGAAGCCGCACAGGCGCTTGCAAAAAGCTTAGAAGATAAACAGGTCGTTGTAAAAATGAAAGCAGGAGAAGGCGGACGTACATTTGGCTCCATCTCTACCAAAGAGATTTCCCTTGCTGCAAAAGAACAACTACAATTGGAGTTAGATAAGAAAAAAATGCAGTTACCGGAAGCAATCAAATCATTTGGTGTTTACCAGGTGCCAATTAAGCTTCATCCAAAGGTAACCGGTACACTTGCGGTACATGTAGTAGAGGGTTAG
- a CDS encoding DHH family phosphoesterase — translation MKGKIKLKGRLRNHLYWPLIAGALLVLMNVPVYFISRRAGGIVSGFSVVYLGAAFYGFFRMKPVLIDELVNFATQYGTVQKQLLNEFEIPYALLDYNGKFLWVNEQFTEMTGKDKNYHKSVSTVFPSITKEVLQREEEVESVNLKLEENYYRVALKRIYFDSIAKKSDILSMAESEEYLTALYLFDETELNRYIKENEDQKLVAALVYIDNYDEALDSIEDVKRSLLVALIDRKVNKYFMEIDALVRKIEKDKYFVVFKYKYLRQLEEDKFSLIEDVKTVKVGNEMAVTLSIGVGIDGLNYNHNYELARMAIDLALGRGGDQVVVKEGEEISYYGGKAKQVERNTRVKARVKAHALREIIESREHVVVMGHSISDVDSLGAAIGVYCASKTLGKKCQIVLNEVTSSLRPLVECFTPENGYPSDLFIKNDEALLITNQDTLVMVVDTNRPNYTECPELLKRTKTIVVFDHHRQSSEVIENPVLSYIEPYASSACEMIAEVLQYFSENIKLDPAEADCIYAGILIDTNNFMTKTGVRTFEAAAYLKRAGAEVTRVRKKLRNDMDAYKARAEAVRHAEVYRGAFAISVCPADKIESPTIVGAQAANELLNIIGIKASFVLTEYQGKIYVSSRSIDEINVQLIMERLGGGGHLNVAGAQLTDCSIIQAKHIIQDTIDEMLKEGNIVE, via the coding sequence ATGAAAGGCAAAATAAAATTAAAAGGCAGACTGCGGAACCATTTATACTGGCCATTGATAGCGGGGGCGCTTTTGGTGCTGATGAATGTTCCGGTCTATTTTATCAGCCGCAGGGCAGGAGGAATCGTTTCCGGTTTTTCGGTTGTTTATTTAGGAGCAGCGTTTTACGGATTTTTCCGTATGAAACCGGTTCTGATAGATGAGCTGGTCAATTTTGCGACGCAGTACGGAACCGTGCAAAAGCAGCTGTTGAACGAATTTGAGATACCGTATGCATTGTTGGATTACAACGGCAAGTTTTTATGGGTAAACGAGCAATTTACGGAGATGACCGGAAAAGATAAAAATTATCACAAATCGGTATCGACGGTATTCCCAAGTATCACGAAGGAAGTGTTACAGCGGGAAGAGGAAGTGGAATCGGTCAATCTGAAATTAGAAGAGAACTATTACAGAGTGGCATTAAAACGAATTTATTTTGATTCCATTGCCAAAAAGAGTGATATTCTTTCCATGGCAGAGAGCGAAGAGTATCTGACTGCGCTGTATTTGTTTGATGAGACAGAACTGAACCGTTACATCAAGGAAAATGAAGACCAGAAGCTTGTCGCAGCACTCGTCTACATCGACAATTATGATGAGGCGCTTGACAGTATTGAGGATGTAAAACGTTCTCTTTTGGTGGCGCTGATTGACCGAAAAGTAAATAAATACTTTATGGAGATTGATGCACTTGTCCGTAAAATCGAAAAAGACAAATACTTTGTCGTATTTAAGTACAAATATCTGCGTCAGTTAGAAGAGGACAAATTCAGCCTGATTGAAGACGTTAAGACTGTAAAAGTCGGAAATGAGATGGCGGTCACCTTAAGTATTGGTGTCGGCATTGACGGACTTAACTACAACCATAATTACGAGCTCGCCAGAATGGCAATTGATCTTGCATTAGGACGTGGTGGAGACCAGGTTGTGGTAAAAGAAGGAGAAGAAATCTCCTATTACGGTGGAAAAGCAAAACAGGTAGAGCGTAACACCAGAGTAAAAGCCAGAGTAAAGGCGCATGCATTGCGTGAGATTATTGAAAGCCGTGAACATGTTGTGGTCATGGGTCATTCCATCAGCGATGTGGATTCCTTAGGAGCCGCAATCGGTGTTTACTGTGCATCCAAGACATTGGGTAAGAAGTGTCAGATTGTATTGAATGAGGTGACATCATCACTGCGTCCACTCGTAGAATGCTTCACACCGGAGAATGGTTATCCATCCGATTTGTTTATTAAAAATGATGAGGCACTTTTGATTACGAACCAGGATACCCTTGTGATGGTAGTAGACACCAACCGTCCAAATTATACAGAGTGTCCGGAACTGTTGAAACGTACGAAAACGATTGTCGTTTTTGACCATCACAGACAAAGTAGTGAGGTCATTGAGAATCCGGTATTGTCCTATATTGAACCGTATGCTTCCAGTGCATGCGAGATGATAGCAGAGGTATTGCAATATTTTTCAGAGAATATCAAGCTAGACCCGGCAGAGGCAGACTGTATCTATGCCGGAATTCTGATTGATACCAATAACTTCATGACAAAGACAGGTGTGCGTACGTTTGAGGCGGCTGCGTACTTGAAACGTGCCGGCGCAGAGGTAACCCGCGTCCGTAAGAAACTTCGGAATGATATGGATGCCTACAAGGCAAGAGCAGAAGCTGTCCGTCATGCAGAGGTATACCGTGGCGCATTTGCAATTTCCGTTTGTCCGGCAGATAAGATTGAAAGCCCTACCATCGTAGGTGCACAGGCTGCAAATGAGCTTCTAAATATTATTGGAATCAAGGCATCATTTGTACTGACTGAATACCAGGGCAAGATTTATGTCAGCTCCCGTTCCATCGATGAAATCAATGTACAGCTTATCATGGAGCGTTTAGGTGGCGGTGGTCATCTGAATGTGGCGGGTGCACAGCTGACAGACTGTTCGATTATTCAGGCAAAACACATCATTCAGGATACGATTGATGAGATGTTAAAAGAAGGAAATATCGTAGAATAA
- a CDS encoding MATE family efflux transporter, with protein sequence MFRFLKNKCYDSTKIEWNHLLFSSKDLWKLLIPIMIEQLLNSLMGMVDTMMVSNVGSVAVASVSLVDSINTLVIQVFAALATGAAIICSQYLGRGDKEGCNKAARQIFLTVLVISVSLMLLCLILCKPLLRLIFGSVEPTVMENAIVYFLITVVSYPFIALFNAGGAFYRSCGNSKFPMTISVTSNILNITGNAILIFGFGMGVAGAAVSTLFSRIFCAVVVLFCLRKQKQVIVLNQYGKIRPDFSMIQKVLSIGIPAGIENGMFQFGKLAIQSSVSTLATYAITAQAMTNVFENLNGIAAIGVGIGLMTVVGQAIGAGRKEEARYYIVKLTWYGELVLIFTCLLVFILCRPIMRIAGMEQNSADLCYEMMIAITIVKPIVWSLSFIPAYGLRAAGDVRFSMLTATCTMWFCRVALAIYLIRFCSFGTMGVWIGMFADWTIRGIIFTKRFLGKNWERKKVLS encoded by the coding sequence ATGTTTCGTTTTTTGAAAAATAAATGTTATGACAGCACGAAAATAGAGTGGAATCACCTTCTTTTTTCCTCAAAGGATTTATGGAAATTACTGATTCCAATTATGATTGAACAATTGCTAAATTCACTCATGGGAATGGTGGATACGATGATGGTCAGCAATGTGGGAAGCGTGGCAGTCGCATCCGTATCGTTGGTGGACTCTATCAATACGCTTGTCATTCAGGTGTTTGCAGCCCTTGCAACGGGGGCAGCGATTATCTGTTCCCAATATCTCGGACGGGGCGATAAAGAAGGCTGTAACAAGGCAGCCAGACAGATTTTTCTCACGGTGCTGGTAATATCGGTCTCGTTGATGTTGCTTTGCTTGATTTTATGTAAACCACTACTACGTCTGATTTTTGGCTCAGTCGAGCCGACGGTGATGGAAAATGCGATTGTATACTTTTTGATTACGGTTGTGTCTTACCCATTTATTGCGCTGTTTAACGCGGGTGGGGCATTTTACCGCTCTTGTGGAAATTCAAAATTTCCAATGACGATTTCCGTCACCTCCAATATCCTCAATATTACCGGAAACGCAATCTTGATTTTCGGATTTGGAATGGGGGTTGCGGGAGCGGCGGTTTCAACCCTGTTTTCCCGGATTTTCTGTGCGGTTGTGGTACTTTTTTGTCTGCGAAAACAAAAACAGGTGATTGTATTAAACCAATATGGAAAAATCAGGCCGGATTTTTCCATGATTCAAAAAGTTCTGTCTATCGGAATTCCGGCAGGTATTGAGAATGGAATGTTTCAATTTGGAAAGCTTGCCATCCAGTCCTCGGTATCCACGCTTGCAACCTATGCAATTACCGCCCAGGCGATGACGAATGTCTTTGAGAATCTGAACGGTATCGCCGCAATCGGTGTGGGAATCGGTCTGATGACGGTTGTCGGCCAGGCAATTGGAGCAGGAAGAAAAGAGGAAGCGAGATACTACATTGTAAAGCTGACCTGGTACGGGGAACTTGTGCTGATTTTTACGTGTCTGCTTGTCTTTATACTGTGCCGTCCCATCATGCGGATTGCAGGAATGGAGCAAAACAGTGCCGATTTGTGCTATGAGATGATGATTGCCATCACGATTGTAAAACCGATTGTGTGGAGTCTTTCTTTTATCCCGGCTTACGGTCTTCGTGCGGCGGGAGATGTGCGTTTTTCCATGCTTACCGCAACCTGTACGATGTGGTTTTGCAGGGTGGCGCTCGCCATCTATCTGATTCGTTTCTGCAGCTTTGGGACGATGGGAGTCTGGATTGGCATGTTCGCCGACTGGACGATACGTGGCATTATTTTTACCAAACGTTTCTTAGGAAAAAACTGGGAGAGAAAAAAGGTTCTTTCCTAA
- a CDS encoding alpha-hydroxy-acid oxidizing protein: MTYQEVLESAKTCIGPYCKACKECNGKACKSQMPGPGAKGVGDTAIRNYEKWKEIRVQMDTLYENKQIDTTCNFFGKEFRYPFFAGPVGAVNLHYGEKYDDMSYNKVLVSACSKAGIAAFTGDGTNPEVVRCAAKAIGEENGAGIPTIKPWNFATIEEKMELVHEAGAFAVAMDVDAAGLPFLKNMEPPAGSKTVEELKEIAELAKVPFIVKGVMTAKGARKAKEAGAAAIVVSNHGGRVLDSCLATAEVLEEIVAEVNGSMKVLVDGGIRCGTDVFKALALGADGVLICRPFVTAVYGGGEEGVKLYIEKIGTELKDTMAMCGATNLGEITKDMVRVPADWR, encoded by the coding sequence ATGACATATCAGGAAGTATTAGAAAGTGCGAAAACATGTATTGGCCCATATTGTAAGGCATGCAAGGAATGTAATGGAAAGGCTTGCAAAAGCCAGATGCCGGGGCCGGGTGCAAAGGGAGTCGGTGATACGGCGATTCGTAATTATGAGAAATGGAAAGAAATTCGTGTTCAGATGGATACGCTTTATGAAAATAAACAGATTGACACAACGTGTAATTTCTTTGGAAAGGAGTTCCGCTATCCTTTTTTTGCAGGACCAGTTGGTGCAGTAAATCTTCATTACGGAGAAAAATATGATGATATGAGCTACAACAAGGTGTTGGTATCGGCCTGTTCCAAGGCTGGCATTGCAGCATTTACCGGGGATGGAACGAACCCTGAAGTTGTGCGGTGCGCAGCAAAAGCAATCGGAGAGGAAAATGGTGCCGGAATTCCAACGATAAAGCCTTGGAATTTTGCGACAATCGAGGAAAAAATGGAGCTTGTGCATGAGGCAGGAGCATTTGCGGTTGCAATGGATGTGGATGCAGCCGGACTTCCTTTTTTAAAGAATATGGAACCGCCGGCAGGAAGTAAAACCGTAGAAGAATTAAAAGAGATTGCAGAACTTGCCAAGGTACCTTTTATTGTAAAAGGTGTTATGACTGCCAAGGGTGCAAGAAAAGCAAAAGAAGCAGGTGCAGCAGCCATTGTGGTTTCAAACCATGGCGGACGTGTGTTAGATTCCTGTCTGGCAACAGCAGAAGTGTTAGAAGAGATTGTGGCAGAAGTGAATGGAAGCATGAAAGTGCTTGTAGATGGTGGAATTCGCTGCGGTACCGATGTATTCAAAGCACTAGCGCTTGGTGCAGACGGTGTCTTAATCTGCCGGCCTTTCGTGACCGCTGTTTATGGTGGTGGCGAAGAAGGCGTGAAGTTATATATTGAAAAAATCGGCACAGAGCTTAAAGATACGATGGCAATGTGCGGAGCCACCAATTTAGGGGAGATTACCAAAGATATGGTTCGCGTTCCGGCGGACTGGAGATAA
- the rpsR gene encoding 30S ribosomal protein S18: MAFNKEGRDGAPMKRRPMHRRKKVCVFCGKDNVIDYKDTNKLKRYISERGKILPRRITGNCAKHQRALTVAIKRARHIALMPYVCE; the protein is encoded by the coding sequence ATGGCTTTCAATAAAGAAGGTAGAGACGGCGCTCCAATGAAGAGACGTCCAATGCATAGAAGAAAAAAAGTTTGTGTTTTCTGTGGAAAAGATAACGTTATCGATTACAAAGATACAAACAAATTAAAGAGATACATCTCTGAGAGAGGAAAGATTCTTCCTCGTCGTATCACAGGAAACTGTGCAAAACATCAGAGAGCGCTTACAGTAGCAATCAAGAGAGCACGTCACATCGCTCTTATGCCATACGTTTGCGAATAA
- a CDS encoding single-stranded DNA-binding protein has translation MNKVILMGRLTRDPEVRYSQGEQATAIARYTIAVDRRFRRDGDQQTADFIGCVAFGRAGEFAEKYFRKGTKVLVTGRIQTGSYTNKDGQRVYTTDVVVEEQEFAESKNASAENSGFAPADRPSPSSAAGDGFMNIPDGIDEELPFND, from the coding sequence ATGAACAAAGTTATTCTTATGGGACGATTAACAAGAGACCCTGAGGTTCGTTATTCACAGGGTGAACAGGCAACCGCCATTGCAAGATATACAATCGCAGTCGATCGTAGATTCAGACGTGACGGAGATCAGCAGACCGCTGATTTCATCGGATGTGTAGCATTCGGACGTGCCGGTGAATTTGCAGAGAAATATTTCCGCAAAGGAACAAAGGTATTAGTGACAGGCCGTATTCAGACAGGAAGCTATACTAACAAGGACGGACAGAGAGTTTACACAACAGATGTTGTCGTAGAAGAGCAGGAATTTGCTGAAAGCAAAAATGCATCTGCTGAGAACAGTGGATTTGCACCTGCCGACAGACCATCACCAAGCAGTGCTGCAGGGGATGGCTTCATGAATATTCCGGATGGAATTGATGAAGAGTTACCATTTAACGATTAA
- the rpsF gene encoding 30S ribosomal protein S6 has protein sequence MNKYELALVVSAKIEDDARTATVEKAKDYIVRAGGTVTEVEDWGKKKLAYDIQKMSEGYYYFIQFDAEATVPAEVEQDVRIMDNVLRFLCVRKDEA, from the coding sequence ATGAACAAATATGAATTAGCACTCGTTGTAAGTGCAAAGATCGAAGATGATGCGAGAACAGCTACAGTAGAAAAGGCAAAAGATTACATCGTACGTGCCGGTGGTACTGTAACAGAAGTAGAAGACTGGGGTAAGAAGAAATTAGCTTACGATATCCAGAAAATGAGCGAAGGCTACTACTACTTCATCCAGTTCGACGCTGAAGCAACAGTTCCAGCAGAAGTTGAGCAGGACGTTCGTATTATGGACAATGTTCTTCGTTTCTTATGCGTTAGAAAAGACGAGGCATAG
- a CDS encoding DUF951 domain-containing protein, which produces MIQYEVGDVVRLKKQHPCGSSEWEILRVGADFRLKCMGCGHQIMIARKLVEKNTKEIKKKA; this is translated from the coding sequence ATGATTCAATATGAAGTTGGAGATGTTGTTCGTCTGAAAAAACAGCATCCATGTGGAAGCAGCGAGTGGGAAATCTTACGTGTTGGAGCAGATTTTCGTTTGAAATGTATGGGATGCGGCCATCAGATTATGATTGCAAGAAAATTAGTAGAGAAAAACACAAAAGAAATTAAGAAAAAAGCTTGA